A region from the Lolium perenne isolate Kyuss_39 chromosome 4, Kyuss_2.0, whole genome shotgun sequence genome encodes:
- the LOC127296460 gene encoding F-box protein At5g49610 isoform X2, giving the protein MPPGGGGEGEHGCTAQEHPPATVRVDEDALPHCTPPLPAIAQEKRQRHPEASLPEGPLVEILARVPYSSLCRFRCVSKPWLALCSSRDIIKRSPQTLSGFFYYGSNALLSFRNLSGRGLPQVDSSLPFLRERYKCIFVKEFCSGLLLCKCWELCSMRGESHYVVCNPATEEWTVLPPVEFTAQDLSHAFHIKPVPMLYLGFDAAVPSRFVVFAPLTVGCHVSGKMAIFSSETGQWTYVQSKWSSGTAIDHACKRRVFLNGTLHLTTLDKSIVTVDMEGKVWREIKMPDGLPTASDIVSIGQSQGRLYVWQVDNTHDCQLYIWVLEDYGTGKWALKHTVNVLELFGRHRPEDADYYMMFAIHPDCNVVFLTNMKKETTVSYDLDKQKVHVICTEFMCGLPYIPCFAELPSAGH; this is encoded by the exons ATgccgccaggaggaggaggagaaggcgagCATGGCTGCACGGCGCAGGAGCACCCTCCGGCGACCGTCCGCGTCGACGAGGACGCTCTGCCCCATTGTACGCCGCCGCTCCCCGCCATTGCTCAG GAGAAAAGGCAGAGGCATCCAGAGGCGAGCCTTCCCGAGGGCCCCCTCGTCGAGATCCTTGCTCGGGTGCCTTACAGTTCGCTCTGCCGCTTCAGGTGCGTGTCCAAGCCGTGGCTTGCCCTCTGCTCTTCCCGGGACATCATCAAGAGGTCGCCACAGACCCTTTCGGGTTTCTTCTACTACGGCAGCAATGCCCTCCTCAGTTTTCGTAATTTGTCTGGGAGAGGTCTGCCTCAGGTCGACTCCTCTCTCCCTTTCTTGCGTGAGAGGTACAAATGCATTTTCGTCAAAGAATTCTGCAGCGGCCTTCTACTTTGCAAATGCTGGGAGTTGTGTTCCATGCGTGGAGAAAGCCATTATGTTGTGTGCAATCCTGCGACTGAAGAGTGGACGGTGCTGCCTCCTGTAGAATTTACGGCTCAAGATCTCAGCCACGCGTTTCACATTAAGCCAGTCCCAATGCTTTACTTAGGTTTTGACGCGGCTGTTCCATCCCGCTTTGTGGTGTTTGCGCCTCTAACCGTTGGTTGCCACGTTTCTGGAAAAATGGCAATCTTCTCATCAGAAACTGGACAGTGGACTTACGTGCAGAGTAAGTGGTCCTCCGGAACTGCTATAGATCACGCTTGTAAAAGACGTGTATTCCTGAATGGCACTTTGCATTTGACTACCCTTGATAAATCAATAGTCACGGTTGACATGGAGGGTAAAGTTTGGAGGGAGATAAAAATGCCAGATGGCTTGCCAACCGCCTCTGATATTGTTTCTATTGGGCAGTCTCAGGGGCGCTTGTATGTGTGGCAGGTAGATAATACTCATGATTGCCAGCTCTATATTTGGGTTCTTGAGGATTATGGTACTGGAAAGTGGGCCCTGAAGCATACCGTTAATGTTTTGGAACTGTTCGGAAGGCATCGTCCTGAAGATGCTGATTATTATATGATGTTTGCAATTCATCCAGATTGTAACGTGGTTTTCCTTACCAACATGAAGAAGGAAACAACAGTTTCATACGATTTGGATAAGCAGAAAGTGCATGTTATCTGCACTGAATTCATGTGTGGTCTACCTTATATTCCCTGTTTTGCGGAATTGCCCTCAGCTGGTCATTGA
- the LOC127296461 gene encoding uncharacterized protein, with the protein MAGSDLEPDIADLFCHYNALYFHDSLGACAVSWTEEPLPYGTLSACEYYPGGGGCIVLLSKSLYECHPDSDLKNVLLHEMIHAHMCVKDNNTNHSDHGVNFQKLMNTINSSSLPDAHRPVGGYSIIVPHEIRKKYQYKCERCGDLVKSTEIRGPSHDDCIERMGANYSCTNSMCQWHSHKKRCSGSYYTVRESPTGCVRLKGSIASSAKETLGERKADELASGSWHARHTSNKGGTRNKHEREDASAEFLHLTPAAIGSSGLGSSSGDRSSKRIKLSKDRGFDLSTATTFQQVPKRPRTDALNKNQKGSRQKKRKISKWDGSYSVLIEQMNYYFLDHSEEDEVPLINKRTERRKRQKLLQSSQATQSNNGVGGTTSSFLEAQGTITDRKSVPASQIDERMLPNHLASNHVAAAYQTGHGTVHSPLDSPMAGEIVDISDG; encoded by the exons ATGGCGGGCTCGGATCTGGAGCCTGACATCGCCGACCTCTTCTGCCACTACAACGCGCTCTACTTCCACGACTCCCTCGGCGCGTGCGCCGTCTCCTGGACCGAAGAGCCGCTCCCCTACGG TACCTTAAGTGCTTGTGAGTATTATCCTGGAGGTGGCGGCTGTATTGTACTTCTCTCGAAGTCCTTGTACGAATGCCACCCAGACTCGGATCTGAAGAATGTTCTGCTCCATGAGATGATTCATGCCCATATGTGTGTCAAAGACAATAATACAAACCATAG TGACCATGGTGTGAACTTCCAGAAGCTGATGAATACAATCAATTCAAGCTCTTTACCAGATGCTCAT CGACCTGTTGGTGGCTACAGTATAATTGTGCCCCATGAGATCAGGAAGAAATATCAATACAAA TGCGAAAGATGTGGAGATTTGGTCAAGTCAACCGAGATCAGAGGACCTTCACATGATGACTGCATTGAGAGAATGGGTGCTAATTACTCGTGTACGAATTCAATGTGTCAGTGGCATAG TCACAAGAAGCGGTGCTCTGGTAGCTACTATACAGTTCGAGAATCACCAACAGGCTGTGTGAGACTAAAGGGTTCAATAG CTTCTTCAGCTAAAGAAACACTTGGTGAGCGCAAGGCTGATGAATTAGCCAGCGGAAGTTGGCATGCCAGACATACATCAAATAAGGGCGGGACAAGAAATAAACATGAAAGGGAAGACGCGTCAGCTGAGTTCCTTCATCTTACTCCTGCTGCAATTGGCAGTTCAGGTCTGGGCTCCTCTTCCGGGGACAGGTCTAGTAAGAGAATCAAATTGTCCAAGGACCGTGGCTTTGACCTCTCGACTGCCACAACTTTTCAGCAAGTACCAAAGAGACCAAGAACAGATGCATTAAACAAGAACCAAAAGGGCAGCagacaaaagaaaaggaaaataagCAAGTGGGATGGTTCCTACTCGGTACTAATCGAACAGATGAATTATTATTTTTTAGATCATTCAGAGGAAGATGAGGTACCTTTGATAAACAAAAGAACTGAAAGGAGAAAACGACAAAAGTTACTGCAAAGTTCTCAGGCTACGCAATCAAACAATGGTGTTGGGGGTACTACTTCCAGTTTTCTCGAGGCCCAGGGGACAATAACAGATCGGAAATCTGTGCCTGCTTCTCAAATTGATGAAAGGATGTTGCCAAATCATCTCGCGAGCAATCATGTAGCTGCTGCTTATCAAACTGGCCATGGAACTGTCCATTCTCCGCTAGATTCACCAATGGCTGGTGAAATCGTGGACATTTCAGATGGGTGA
- the LOC127296460 gene encoding F-box protein At5g49610 isoform X1 has product MPPGGGGEGEHGCTAQEHPPATVRVDEDALPHCTPPLPAIAQVDHQEKRQRHPEASLPEGPLVEILARVPYSSLCRFRCVSKPWLALCSSRDIIKRSPQTLSGFFYYGSNALLSFRNLSGRGLPQVDSSLPFLRERYKCIFVKEFCSGLLLCKCWELCSMRGESHYVVCNPATEEWTVLPPVEFTAQDLSHAFHIKPVPMLYLGFDAAVPSRFVVFAPLTVGCHVSGKMAIFSSETGQWTYVQSKWSSGTAIDHACKRRVFLNGTLHLTTLDKSIVTVDMEGKVWREIKMPDGLPTASDIVSIGQSQGRLYVWQVDNTHDCQLYIWVLEDYGTGKWALKHTVNVLELFGRHRPEDADYYMMFAIHPDCNVVFLTNMKKETTVSYDLDKQKVHVICTEFMCGLPYIPCFAELPSAGH; this is encoded by the exons ATgccgccaggaggaggaggagaaggcgagCATGGCTGCACGGCGCAGGAGCACCCTCCGGCGACCGTCCGCGTCGACGAGGACGCTCTGCCCCATTGTACGCCGCCGCTCCCCGCCATTGCTCAGGTAGATCATCAG GAGAAAAGGCAGAGGCATCCAGAGGCGAGCCTTCCCGAGGGCCCCCTCGTCGAGATCCTTGCTCGGGTGCCTTACAGTTCGCTCTGCCGCTTCAGGTGCGTGTCCAAGCCGTGGCTTGCCCTCTGCTCTTCCCGGGACATCATCAAGAGGTCGCCACAGACCCTTTCGGGTTTCTTCTACTACGGCAGCAATGCCCTCCTCAGTTTTCGTAATTTGTCTGGGAGAGGTCTGCCTCAGGTCGACTCCTCTCTCCCTTTCTTGCGTGAGAGGTACAAATGCATTTTCGTCAAAGAATTCTGCAGCGGCCTTCTACTTTGCAAATGCTGGGAGTTGTGTTCCATGCGTGGAGAAAGCCATTATGTTGTGTGCAATCCTGCGACTGAAGAGTGGACGGTGCTGCCTCCTGTAGAATTTACGGCTCAAGATCTCAGCCACGCGTTTCACATTAAGCCAGTCCCAATGCTTTACTTAGGTTTTGACGCGGCTGTTCCATCCCGCTTTGTGGTGTTTGCGCCTCTAACCGTTGGTTGCCACGTTTCTGGAAAAATGGCAATCTTCTCATCAGAAACTGGACAGTGGACTTACGTGCAGAGTAAGTGGTCCTCCGGAACTGCTATAGATCACGCTTGTAAAAGACGTGTATTCCTGAATGGCACTTTGCATTTGACTACCCTTGATAAATCAATAGTCACGGTTGACATGGAGGGTAAAGTTTGGAGGGAGATAAAAATGCCAGATGGCTTGCCAACCGCCTCTGATATTGTTTCTATTGGGCAGTCTCAGGGGCGCTTGTATGTGTGGCAGGTAGATAATACTCATGATTGCCAGCTCTATATTTGGGTTCTTGAGGATTATGGTACTGGAAAGTGGGCCCTGAAGCATACCGTTAATGTTTTGGAACTGTTCGGAAGGCATCGTCCTGAAGATGCTGATTATTATATGATGTTTGCAATTCATCCAGATTGTAACGTGGTTTTCCTTACCAACATGAAGAAGGAAACAACAGTTTCATACGATTTGGATAAGCAGAAAGTGCATGTTATCTGCACTGAATTCATGTGTGGTCTACCTTATATTCCCTGTTTTGCGGAATTGCCCTCAGCTGGTCATTGA